In the Deltaproteobacteria bacterium genome, one interval contains:
- a CDS encoding 1-acyl-sn-glycerol-3-phosphate acyltransferase encodes MLFRRLNLPRTFTGSKLARILYLPYKWLVFMPGLAFFTMLCGLTAIALASTAGPKRANVMGVIWSRIMAKLTPMHVTAEGLSNVRPGKSYVICCNHSSHFDVFVLYGWFPAPFKWVMKMELRKVPFLGAACDRLGHIYIDRSNHERAVASINAAKERLSGGESVLFFPEGTRSRDGKLGNFKKGAFKMACDMGLPILPVTIIGTAKILPAFTMELFPGDAHMVIHPAIETAGYDDGNMEILMEKVRRAIASRVPD; translated from the coding sequence ATGCTTTTCAGACGCCTTAACCTCCCGCGCACCTTCACCGGGTCCAAACTCGCCCGCATTCTTTATCTTCCGTACAAGTGGCTGGTCTTCATGCCGGGCCTGGCATTCTTCACAATGCTCTGCGGCCTTACCGCCATAGCCCTGGCCTCCACCGCCGGGCCCAAAAGGGCCAACGTGATGGGCGTCATCTGGAGCCGCATCATGGCGAAGCTCACCCCCATGCACGTTACGGCGGAGGGGCTTTCAAACGTGAGGCCGGGCAAAAGCTACGTGATATGCTGCAACCATTCCAGCCACTTCGACGTGTTCGTGCTGTACGGCTGGTTTCCCGCCCCCTTCAAGTGGGTGATGAAAATGGAGTTGAGGAAGGTTCCCTTTCTGGGCGCGGCCTGCGACAGGCTCGGCCACATCTACATAGACCGCTCCAACCACGAAAGGGCCGTGGCCTCCATCAACGCCGCCAAAGAGAGGCTTTCGGGCGGCGAAAGCGTGCTGTTCTTTCCCGAAGGCACCAGGAGCCGGGACGGAAAACTCGGAAATTTCAAGAAGGGGGCCTTCAAGATGGCCTGCGACATGGGCCTTCCCATCCTGCCGGTAACCATCATCGGCACCGCCAAAATTCTGCCCGCCTTCACCATGGAGCTCTTCCCCGGGGACGCCCATATGGTCATCCACCCGGCCATCGAAACTGCGGGCTATGACGACGGCAACATGGAGATTCTCATGGAGAAGGTGCGTCGGGCGATCGCCTCGCGAGTCCCGGACTGA